The following coding sequences are from one Schizosaccharomyces osmophilus chromosome 1, complete sequence window:
- the taf4 gene encoding transcription factor TFIID complex subunit Taf4: MDYNNDNMKRYGDDEEAPQVKRTRNDDYQEYPAYVSGRKPSFGGNQGSGVGKLHYGPSRPGNVPSSSGAAGNTAATGDRQEADQLQDALISCGIQLKEEELNLSTSYYDPASLNTFALSSEDRSKKCDFLNSYTLMQTVSSIVNLHRLKSMDTDIHALISMAVRDYMANLLQRMIVESNHRTARIDTKNNLQLDNVRQTLANSAYKEYESEERRRAVLNVRRAEHEARLAELNTNPNSEEGSSSRRRKEQSSSAAAKNISEDAQNRMTNATASIMAGSALPSGGKKYSWMATDITPAAPAIGGGFGIRKKENNTHKMMARDGTLPIQTEEKGVISIRDALAILEMDRDGAGRIFGRGARAMMRAYIRLKD; this comes from the coding sequence atggATTATAATAATGATAATATGAAAAGATATGGAGACGACGAAGAGGCACCGCAAGTGAAACGTACGAGAAATGACGATTATCAAGAGTATCCAGCATACGTGAGTGGTAGAAAGCCTTCTTTTGGAGGCAATCAAGGCTCTGGAGTCGGTAAACTACATTATGGGCCTTCTCGGCCTGGAAATGTCCCTTCGTCCTCAGGAGCTGCCGGCAACACAGCTGCCACCGGGGATCGTCAGGAAGCAGACCAATTACAGGATGCTTTGATATCGTGTGGTAttcaattaaaagaagaagagctAAACCTTTCCACGTCCTATTATGATCCAGCATCTCTAAATACCTTTGCACTTTCATCTGAAGATCGATCGAAGAAATGCGactttttaaattcatACACCTTGATGCAAACAGTCAGCAGTATTGTAAATTTGCATCGATTGAAGAGTATGGATACAGATATTCACGCGCTCATCTCTATGGCAGTACGCGATTACATGGCCAATTTGTTACAGAGAATGATTGTCGAAAGCAATCATCGTACTGCTCGAATTGATACgaaaaataatttacaaCTTGATAATGTTCGCCAAACATTAGCGAATTCTGCTTACAAGGAATACGAAAGTGAAGAGCGAAGACGTGCTGTCTTGAATGTCCGTCGAGCTGAACATGAAGCTAGACTTGCCGAGTTAAATACAAATCCAAATAGTGAAGAAGGGTCTTCCAGCCGACGTAGAAAAGAGCAAAGCTCTTCGGCTGCCGCAAAAAATATCTCAGAAGATGCCCAGAACAGAATGACGAATGCCACCGCTAGTATTATGGCAGGAAGTGCCTTACCTTCTGGTGGTAAGAAATACTCTTGGATGGCCACAGACATAACTCCGGCTGCCCCTGCCATAGGAGGTGGTTTTGGAATtcgaaaaaaggaaaacaacaCTCATAAAATGATGGCTCGTGATGGTACATTACCTATTCAAACCGAAGAGAAAGGCGTCATTAGCATTCGCGATGCACTTGCCATTCTCGAAATGGATCGTGATGGTGCTGGTCGCATCTTCGGAAGAGGAGCTCGAGCGATGATGCGAGCATACATTCGTCTAAAGGACTAG